A section of the Ruania halotolerans genome encodes:
- a CDS encoding PhoH family protein has translation MLLSDPRAIFRFAEHDVVLPIVVVTELEAKRHHPELGYFARSALRHLDDLRIAHGFLDRPVPVGEAGGTIRVELNHSDPTVLPSGMRLGDNDTRILSVAANLRAEGAAVVVVSKDLPMRVKASAVGMRAEEYRAQLAVDSGFRGMAEGTLSEQEMGQLFGEESIAVADVAAGESLRDLPCHTGLVLHSPRGSALGRITPDKQIKVVRGDRDLFGMHGRSAEQRIAIDLLLDPEIGIVSLGGRAGTGKSALALCAGLEAVLERREHRKVMVFRPLYAVGGQELGYLPGSESEKMNPWAQAVFDTLGAVVSSDVVEEVMDRGMLEVLPLTHIRGRSLHDAFVIVDEAQSLERNVLLTVLSRIGQSSRVILTHDVAQRDNLRVGRHDGVAAVIESLKGHPLFAHVTLTRSERSPVAALVTEMLEGA, from the coding sequence GTGTTGCTGTCGGATCCCCGCGCAATCTTCCGGTTCGCCGAACACGATGTGGTCCTGCCGATCGTGGTGGTCACTGAACTCGAAGCCAAACGTCACCACCCGGAGCTCGGCTACTTTGCGCGCAGTGCGCTGCGCCACCTCGACGATCTTCGGATCGCCCACGGCTTCCTCGACAGGCCGGTGCCGGTGGGGGAAGCCGGTGGCACGATCCGCGTGGAGCTGAACCATTCCGATCCCACGGTCCTGCCGTCCGGGATGCGCCTGGGGGACAACGACACCCGGATCCTCTCAGTGGCCGCGAACCTGCGTGCGGAGGGTGCTGCGGTAGTAGTGGTCTCCAAGGACCTGCCGATGCGGGTGAAGGCCTCCGCCGTCGGGATGCGGGCTGAGGAGTACCGCGCTCAGCTTGCCGTGGACTCCGGGTTTCGCGGGATGGCCGAGGGAACGCTCTCGGAGCAGGAGATGGGTCAGCTCTTCGGTGAGGAGTCGATCGCCGTGGCCGATGTGGCTGCCGGGGAATCGCTGCGCGACCTGCCCTGCCACACCGGGTTGGTGCTGCACTCTCCGCGCGGTTCTGCATTGGGCCGGATCACGCCGGACAAGCAGATCAAGGTGGTTCGCGGCGATCGGGACCTGTTCGGGATGCACGGTCGCAGCGCTGAGCAGCGGATCGCGATCGATCTGTTGCTCGACCCTGAGATCGGGATTGTTTCCTTGGGTGGGCGAGCGGGAACGGGGAAGTCCGCGCTCGCCCTTTGCGCCGGCCTGGAGGCGGTGCTTGAACGGCGTGAGCACCGCAAGGTGATGGTGTTCCGTCCGCTGTACGCGGTGGGTGGGCAGGAGCTCGGCTACCTGCCCGGGAGTGAGTCCGAGAAGATGAACCCCTGGGCCCAGGCAGTCTTCGACACGCTCGGCGCTGTGGTCTCCTCTGACGTGGTTGAGGAGGTGATGGACCGCGGGATGCTCGAAGTGCTACCGCTGACTCATATCCGGGGTAGGTCGCTGCACGATGCGTTCGTGATCGTGGACGAGGCCCAGTCACTGGAGCGGAACGTGCTGCTGACGGTGCTCTCCCGGATCGGGCAGAGTTCACGGGTGATCCTCACTCACGATGTGGCGCAGCGGGATAATCTGCGGGTCGGCCGGCACGACGGCGTTGCGGCCGTGATCGAGTCACTCAAGGGCCACCCGCTGTTCGCGCATGTCACCTTGACCCGAAGCGAGCGTTCGCCCGTGGCGGCATTGGTGACCGAGATGCTCGAAGGGGCCTGA
- the xseA gene encoding exodeoxyribonuclease VII large subunit has translation MSATDPPVSDLPARALETTAERPWPVRLLSSKIADYVSKMAPVWVEGQLVQVNRHNASATAYLTLRDTDVDMSLNVTILKRILHGMTTPVEEGAHVVVHARPSFWTKRGTLSLRATDLRAIGLGELLARIEHLKRVLAAEGLFDADRKVPLPFLPARVGLISGQDAKAQHDVLVNARARWPQVQFELREVAVQGPNCVREVTAAIAELDADPQVDVIVVARGGGSVEDLLPFSNEAMVRAAAACRTPLVAAIGHETDCPLLDLVADFRASTPTDAAKRIVPDVVAERARIDQARDRMAQALTRRIALESERLATLRSRPVLAQPEVLVSTRSEHLDRLRGHARAAFGARLDRGSSEVGHLRTALRTLSPDATLRRGYAVLRTRTGGVVRSPQDVVVGESLQALVAHGELTVSVSDTGPANESAT, from the coding sequence ATGAGCGCGACCGATCCCCCCGTGAGCGACCTCCCCGCGCGAGCCCTGGAGACAACGGCTGAACGCCCGTGGCCGGTCCGGCTGCTCTCCTCGAAGATCGCCGACTACGTCAGCAAGATGGCGCCGGTCTGGGTGGAGGGTCAGCTCGTGCAGGTCAATCGCCACAACGCCTCCGCGACGGCGTACCTCACCCTGCGAGACACCGACGTCGACATGTCCCTGAACGTGACGATACTCAAGCGCATCCTCCACGGCATGACGACCCCCGTGGAAGAGGGCGCACATGTGGTGGTTCACGCCAGGCCCTCATTCTGGACGAAACGGGGCACGCTCAGCCTGCGCGCTACCGACCTGCGCGCGATCGGCCTCGGTGAGCTCCTCGCTCGGATCGAGCACCTCAAGCGCGTGCTCGCCGCCGAGGGCCTTTTCGACGCCGACCGCAAGGTCCCGTTGCCGTTCCTTCCAGCCCGGGTAGGGCTGATCAGCGGCCAGGACGCGAAAGCACAGCATGACGTGCTCGTGAATGCGCGCGCCCGGTGGCCGCAGGTGCAGTTCGAACTGCGAGAGGTGGCCGTCCAGGGACCGAACTGTGTGCGTGAGGTGACCGCCGCGATCGCCGAGCTGGATGCCGACCCGCAGGTGGATGTGATCGTGGTGGCCCGCGGTGGCGGCTCCGTGGAGGACCTGCTGCCGTTCTCGAACGAGGCCATGGTGCGGGCCGCAGCCGCCTGCCGTACGCCGCTCGTGGCCGCTATCGGGCATGAGACAGACTGCCCGCTACTCGACCTCGTGGCGGACTTTCGCGCCTCCACCCCGACAGACGCAGCGAAACGCATCGTGCCGGACGTTGTTGCCGAACGTGCCCGAATCGATCAGGCACGCGATCGGATGGCACAGGCCCTCACGCGCCGGATCGCGCTCGAATCCGAGCGGCTGGCCACGCTGCGGTCCCGACCTGTGCTCGCGCAACCCGAGGTGCTGGTGAGCACCCGCAGCGAGCATCTGGACAGGCTCCGGGGCCACGCGCGGGCAGCATTCGGGGCACGTCTTGACCGCGGCAGCAGCGAGGTCGGTCATCTCCGGACGGCGTTGCGCACCCTCTCCCCCGATGCCACCTTGCGTCGCGGGTACGCGGTCCTGCGCACGCGTACTGGCGGCGTTGTCCGCTCACCTCAAGACGTCGTCGTCGGAGAATCTCTGCAGGCCCTGGTGGCTCATGGTGAACTGACCGTTTCGGTCAGTGACACCGGCCCGGCCAACGAGTCTGCGACGTGA
- a CDS encoding DUF418 domain-containing protein, whose protein sequence is MTSHISSGAHRGPVSASERALAPDLARGFMLLLIALANTPWYLYGQASGASSAHPVDGSILDRVVQFVLIVAVDARIYPLFAFLFGYGIVQLYRRQIQAGVADGAARAILRRRHWWMIIVGAVHAALLWFGDIVGAYGLVGLVMVAIFFRRMDRTLIVWAIVLTTVLAAVTVLAVISLPFIPEDQGFDDASFMDTAAISGEQNYATSVLMRLATWPLIAVAQGLIGLVVPTMVLLAFWASRRQILEHPQEHRRLLRRTAAIGVSIGMVGGLPNALSHVGVVEVGAHHGWIFQLTQSFTGLFGGLGYVALFTLIADRLQRSSAARRAPVVAIQAVGKRSLSSYLGQSILFAPLLSAWGFGLGGNLNSAGMAAIACAGWLLLAAGAFVLERRGTRGPAESVLRRLAYR, encoded by the coding sequence ATGACATCGCACATCTCCTCGGGTGCCCACCGCGGTCCGGTCAGCGCGTCCGAGCGTGCGCTGGCTCCGGACCTTGCGCGTGGCTTCATGTTGCTCCTGATCGCGCTGGCCAACACGCCCTGGTACCTGTACGGGCAGGCATCCGGGGCATCGTCGGCACACCCAGTAGATGGATCGATCCTCGATCGGGTCGTGCAGTTCGTGCTGATCGTGGCCGTGGATGCGCGGATCTATCCGCTGTTCGCGTTCCTGTTCGGCTACGGGATCGTGCAGTTGTACCGGCGGCAGATCCAGGCTGGGGTGGCCGACGGCGCCGCACGGGCAATTCTGCGGCGCCGGCACTGGTGGATGATCATCGTCGGCGCCGTGCACGCAGCGTTGTTGTGGTTCGGGGACATCGTGGGGGCGTACGGACTCGTGGGGCTGGTGATGGTGGCGATCTTCTTCCGCAGAATGGACCGCACGCTGATTGTCTGGGCGATCGTGCTCACTACGGTGCTCGCCGCTGTGACCGTATTGGCGGTGATCTCCCTGCCCTTCATTCCGGAAGACCAGGGGTTCGACGACGCCTCCTTCATGGATACAGCAGCCATCAGCGGCGAGCAGAATTACGCCACCTCGGTGCTGATGCGGCTGGCGACGTGGCCGCTGATCGCGGTCGCTCAGGGACTCATCGGCCTCGTGGTGCCCACGATGGTCCTCCTGGCATTCTGGGCGAGCCGCCGCCAGATCCTCGAGCATCCGCAGGAGCACCGCCGGTTGCTGCGCCGCACCGCGGCGATCGGGGTGAGCATCGGCATGGTCGGTGGGCTCCCGAACGCACTTTCGCACGTGGGCGTCGTGGAGGTCGGCGCACACCATGGGTGGATCTTCCAGCTCACCCAGTCCTTCACGGGCCTATTCGGCGGGCTCGGCTATGTCGCCCTGTTCACCCTCATCGCCGACCGCTTGCAGCGGTCGTCGGCGGCTCGACGGGCGCCCGTGGTGGCGATCCAGGCCGTGGGCAAGCGATCCCTCTCGAGTTACCTGGGGCAGTCGATCCTATTCGCGCCGTTGCTCAGCGCATGGGGATTCGGCCTCGGCGGGAACCTGAACAGTGCTGGTATGGCAGCGATCGCGTGCGCCGGCTGGCTGCTGCTCGCCGCCGGAGCATTTGTGCTCGAACGGCGTGGAACGCGCGGGCCAGCAGAGTCGGTGCTGCGCAGGCTCGCCTACCGCTGA
- a CDS encoding ABC transporter ATP-binding protein has translation MSDPFTPPPAGAPVAAGETAPAPHASMAPPTPPDSSAALSIRGLWKRFGQKAAVAGIDLDVPRGSFFGFVGPNGAGKTTTLSMATGLLRPDAGTVMVNGADFWSDPDTGKAQLGVLPDGVRLFDRLTGLQLLTYSGLLRGMDRETVAERSADLLRALDLTEDKNTFVVDYSAGMTKKIALGCALIHAPRILVLDEPFEAVDPISAANIRDMLADYVRSGGTVIVSSHVMDLVQRMCDHVAVIAEGTIRAAGTVEDVRAGQSLEDRFVELVGGRQQTEGLAWLRTSSDSD, from the coding sequence ATGTCCGATCCGTTCACACCGCCACCTGCCGGGGCTCCGGTGGCTGCTGGCGAAACCGCACCGGCCCCGCACGCTTCGATGGCACCACCTACACCACCGGACTCCTCCGCTGCGCTCTCGATCCGCGGCCTGTGGAAGCGGTTCGGGCAGAAGGCCGCCGTGGCGGGTATCGACCTGGATGTCCCCCGCGGATCCTTCTTCGGATTCGTCGGCCCCAACGGGGCAGGCAAGACCACCACGCTCTCCATGGCGACCGGCCTGTTGCGCCCCGACGCCGGCACTGTGATGGTCAACGGCGCCGACTTCTGGAGCGACCCGGACACCGGCAAGGCCCAACTCGGCGTACTCCCCGATGGTGTGCGGTTGTTCGATCGGCTCACCGGCCTGCAGCTGCTGACGTATTCCGGCCTGCTCCGCGGGATGGACCGGGAGACGGTTGCCGAACGCTCCGCGGACCTGCTGCGCGCCCTCGACCTGACCGAGGACAAGAACACCTTCGTCGTGGATTACTCGGCGGGTATGACCAAGAAGATCGCCCTCGGCTGCGCACTGATCCACGCACCACGGATCCTGGTGCTCGATGAGCCGTTCGAGGCCGTGGACCCCATCTCGGCGGCCAACATCCGGGACATGCTCGCTGACTACGTGCGCTCCGGTGGCACAGTGATCGTCTCCTCGCACGTGATGGACCTCGTGCAGCGGATGTGTGACCACGTGGCCGTGATCGCCGAAGGGACGATCCGCGCCGCGGGAACTGTGGAGGACGTGCGCGCCGGGCAGAGCCTGGAAGACCGCTTCGTTGAACTCGTCGGTGGCCGCCAGCAGACGGAGGGATTGGCGTGGTTGCGCACTTCGTCCGACTCCGACTGA
- a CDS encoding carbonic anhydrase — protein sequence MSERPSTPAQAWAALQEGNARFVSGEMAHPSQDVQRRAELSSSQHPFAVLFGCSDSRVAAEIIFDRGLGDLFVVRTAGHVVDTTVIGSIEYGVDVLGAPLVVVLGHDSCGAIAAASAALTTGNLPDNFVRAVVDRVIPSLVTGAGSPNGSRSDAGDPRSIRLPAPENLQSEHVRATVRMLHSYSATLANAVAEGRCAIVGLEYALADGTAREVEVIGSI from the coding sequence ATGAGTGAACGTCCCAGCACACCCGCGCAGGCTTGGGCAGCGCTCCAGGAGGGCAATGCACGGTTCGTCTCCGGGGAGATGGCCCATCCCAGTCAGGATGTCCAGAGGCGGGCGGAGCTTTCCTCCTCCCAGCATCCCTTCGCGGTGCTCTTCGGGTGCTCGGATTCGCGCGTAGCCGCCGAGATCATCTTCGACCGCGGACTCGGAGACCTGTTTGTGGTACGGACGGCCGGGCACGTGGTGGACACCACCGTGATCGGCTCGATCGAGTACGGAGTTGATGTCCTCGGCGCCCCGCTTGTCGTGGTCCTCGGACACGACAGCTGCGGTGCGATCGCCGCGGCCAGTGCGGCGCTGACCACGGGCAACCTCCCGGACAACTTCGTACGCGCGGTGGTGGATCGCGTGATTCCCAGCCTGGTCACGGGTGCCGGAAGCCCGAACGGATCACGTAGCGACGCAGGGGACCCGCGCAGTATCCGCCTTCCGGCACCCGAGAACCTGCAGTCCGAGCACGTGCGCGCCACGGTTCGGATGCTGCATTCCTACTCAGCAACCCTGGCGAACGCCGTGGCCGAGGGCCGCTGCGCCATCGTTGGACTCGAGTACGCCCTGGCCGACGGCACCGCCCGCGAGGTGGAGGTCATCGGCTCGATCTGA
- the rmuC gene encoding DNA recombination protein RmuC gives MDILLVILATLVGLALGGVGGVLLTRRMAPGADEIARLTARLETADAAAAQVPALTERLAAERESHARALTAAERAADERSDLERVAFERERQALRDEVDVERKRATERLDEMRADAKRMSDEFEALSAKVLAQTQEAFFTQAEERFARAQEVSAAELAKREEAVRTLVEPLTRTLTEVKSGMDAAEKSRTEAHATLAEQVTQMRSDSEYLRQETSQLVTALRAPQVRGRWGELQLRRVVEAAGMLEHVDFVEQESVTTDDGVLRPDMIVTLPGEKRVVVDAKVAFSGYLEAMESREDSVRTERLKAHARHVREHVDALGAKAYWEHFEHTPEFVVMFLPAESFLQAALEQDPGLMERAFERNVVLATPATLVALLRTVAYTWRQELLAAEAEQVFQVGRELHKRLGTLGKHLTTLGKRLNSTVEAYNAFNRSLDSQVITQARRFSALQGLDQEFASHPPLEVLATPPQKPDVYETPKAREEQGPAPLPLHTSATLPIDGLAIETDREITSLVQESIRDADRAGTSDHGSAGAPARGSRKKA, from the coding sequence ATGGACATCCTGCTCGTCATTCTCGCCACTCTCGTAGGGCTCGCCCTCGGAGGGGTCGGCGGTGTGCTGCTGACCCGACGCATGGCGCCCGGTGCCGACGAGATCGCCAGGCTCACTGCCCGTCTGGAGACCGCTGACGCGGCAGCGGCGCAGGTACCGGCACTGACCGAACGGCTCGCTGCCGAGCGCGAGTCACACGCTCGGGCGCTGACGGCGGCCGAGCGGGCGGCCGATGAGCGTTCCGATCTGGAACGGGTCGCCTTCGAGCGGGAGCGCCAGGCGCTGCGCGACGAGGTCGATGTCGAGCGCAAGCGCGCCACGGAGCGGCTCGATGAGATGCGCGCGGACGCCAAGCGGATGTCGGACGAGTTCGAGGCGCTTTCAGCGAAGGTGCTGGCACAGACGCAGGAGGCGTTCTTCACACAGGCGGAGGAGCGGTTCGCCCGCGCGCAGGAAGTCTCGGCAGCGGAGCTCGCCAAGCGGGAGGAAGCTGTCCGCACGCTGGTGGAGCCGCTCACCCGCACACTCACCGAGGTGAAGTCCGGGATGGACGCCGCGGAGAAATCACGCACCGAAGCGCACGCCACATTGGCCGAGCAGGTCACCCAGATGCGCTCGGATTCGGAGTACCTGCGCCAGGAGACCAGTCAACTGGTCACCGCATTGCGTGCACCTCAGGTGCGCGGTCGTTGGGGCGAACTGCAGTTGCGCCGGGTCGTCGAGGCGGCCGGGATGCTTGAGCACGTTGACTTCGTGGAGCAGGAAAGCGTCACCACTGACGACGGCGTCCTCCGCCCGGACATGATCGTCACCCTTCCGGGCGAGAAGCGGGTGGTGGTGGATGCCAAGGTGGCGTTCAGCGGCTACCTCGAGGCCATGGAGTCGCGCGAGGATTCGGTGCGCACGGAACGGCTCAAGGCTCACGCCCGGCACGTGCGCGAGCACGTGGATGCCCTAGGTGCCAAGGCGTACTGGGAGCATTTCGAGCACACGCCGGAGTTCGTGGTGATGTTCCTGCCCGCGGAGTCGTTCCTGCAAGCGGCCCTCGAACAGGATCCGGGCCTGATGGAACGTGCCTTCGAGCGCAACGTCGTCCTCGCCACCCCGGCCACGTTGGTAGCGCTGCTGCGCACTGTGGCGTACACCTGGCGCCAGGAGCTGCTCGCGGCGGAGGCGGAGCAGGTGTTCCAAGTAGGTCGCGAACTGCACAAGCGCCTTGGCACCCTGGGCAAACACCTGACCACGCTCGGCAAACGCCTGAACTCCACCGTGGAGGCCTACAACGCCTTCAACCGTTCCCTGGACTCGCAGGTGATCACGCAGGCGCGCAGGTTCAGCGCACTGCAGGGTCTGGACCAGGAGTTCGCCAGCCACCCGCCGCTGGAGGTCCTTGCGACGCCGCCGCAGAAGCCGGACGTCTACGAGACGCCGAAAGCTCGCGAGGAGCAGGGACCGGCCCCGCTTCCTCTGCACACGAGTGCCACGCTTCCCATCGACGGTCTCGCGATCGAGACCGATCGCGAGATCACCTCACTTGTGCAGGAGTCCATTCGGGACGCGGACCGTGCTGGCACGTCTGATCACGGATCTGCCGGCGCGCCGGCGAGGGGCAGTCGCAAGAAGGCCTGA
- a CDS encoding UDP-N-acetylglucosamine 1-carboxyvinyltransferase, with translation MTVIDDTQTSLAEIGTLIRGARQNRGLTQTQLADRLSTSQSAIARIEQGSQNLSVELLSRINAALDADLLSIGTPRASHLRVTGGQQLSGTITVKSSKNGAVALLCASLLNRGRTTLRQVARIVEVDRIVDVLRSIGVRATWSADGKDLEIVPPAELDLGSIDEEAARRTRSIIMFLGPLLGRERSFDLPYAGGCDLGTRTVEPHMIALRPFGLDVVATAGQYQATVQPDRPSEITVVLTERGDTVTENALMAAARHPGLTTIRNASPNYMVQDLCFYLELLGVRIEGIGTTTLRVHGLADIDRDVEYAPGEDPVEAMSLLTAGIVTDSEITVARVPVEFMEIELATLAEMGLRYTLSPEYQAANGRTRLADVTVHPSELRAPIDKIHPMPFPGLNIDNLPFFVVIAATASGTTLIHDWVYDNRAIHLSDLTRLGADVRLLDPHRLDVTGPTRWSGAEVSCPPALRPAVVILLGMLAAKGTSVLRNVDIIARGYEQLQERLIELGAQIETFRD, from the coding sequence ATGACGGTGATTGACGACACTCAGACCTCACTCGCGGAGATTGGCACGCTGATCCGTGGTGCACGCCAGAACCGGGGCCTCACGCAGACCCAGCTCGCCGACCGGCTGAGCACGAGCCAGAGTGCGATCGCGAGGATCGAGCAGGGTAGTCAGAATCTCTCCGTGGAGTTGCTCTCCCGGATCAACGCCGCGCTGGACGCGGATCTGCTGTCCATCGGTACGCCTCGCGCTTCACACTTGCGAGTGACGGGCGGGCAGCAGCTCTCCGGGACGATCACCGTGAAGTCGTCCAAGAACGGGGCCGTCGCGTTGTTGTGTGCGTCGCTGCTGAACCGTGGCCGGACCACCCTGCGCCAGGTGGCCCGAATCGTTGAGGTGGACCGGATCGTGGATGTGTTGCGCTCCATCGGAGTACGCGCCACCTGGTCCGCCGATGGCAAGGACCTCGAGATCGTTCCACCCGCTGAACTCGATCTGGGCTCCATCGATGAAGAAGCAGCCCGCCGCACCCGCAGCATCATCATGTTCCTCGGCCCGCTACTCGGCAGGGAGCGCTCTTTCGATCTGCCCTACGCCGGTGGCTGTGACCTCGGCACTCGCACTGTGGAGCCGCACATGATCGCCCTGCGGCCGTTCGGCCTGGACGTGGTGGCGACCGCTGGGCAGTACCAGGCCACGGTGCAGCCGGACCGACCCAGCGAGATCACGGTGGTGCTCACCGAGCGCGGGGACACGGTGACCGAGAACGCCCTGATGGCTGCGGCCCGCCACCCCGGGCTCACCACCATCCGCAATGCCAGCCCGAACTACATGGTGCAGGACCTGTGCTTCTACCTTGAGCTGCTGGGTGTGCGGATCGAGGGGATCGGGACCACGACCTTGCGCGTGCATGGCCTTGCCGACATCGACCGGGACGTGGAGTACGCCCCCGGTGAGGACCCGGTGGAGGCGATGAGCCTGCTCACCGCCGGGATCGTCACGGACTCGGAGATCACCGTGGCCCGGGTGCCGGTGGAGTTCATGGAGATCGAGCTCGCCACCCTTGCCGAAATGGGCCTGCGGTACACCCTCTCCCCGGAGTATCAGGCGGCGAACGGACGGACGCGCTTGGCGGACGTGACCGTACACCCGAGTGAGTTGCGCGCACCGATCGACAAGATCCACCCGATGCCGTTCCCGGGCCTGAACATCGACAATCTGCCGTTCTTCGTGGTGATCGCCGCGACCGCGTCGGGCACCACGCTGATCCACGACTGGGTCTACGACAACCGAGCCATCCACCTCAGTGATCTCACCCGGCTGGGCGCAGACGTGCGGCTCCTCGACCCGCACCGACTCGACGTGACCGGCCCGACCCGGTGGTCCGGCGCTGAGGTGAGTTGCCCGCCGGCGCTGCGCCCCGCCGTCGTCATCCTGCTCGGCATGTTGGCGGCCAAGGGAACGTCGGTGCTGCGCAACGTTGACATCATCGCGCGTGGCTATGAGCAACTGCAGGAGCGCCTGATCGAGCTCGGTGCGCAGATCGAGACCTTCCGCGACTGA
- a CDS encoding exodeoxyribonuclease VII small subunit: MAPVTAAPDVSALSYEQARDELVEVVAKLESGAASLEESLALWERGEALADRCQTWLDSARDRLVAAQVSGDTADPDDAGDAAEGPAAQTAGAGARSGGAPDQTEEAQR, from the coding sequence ATGGCCCCCGTGACTGCTGCACCCGATGTCTCCGCGCTCAGCTATGAGCAAGCACGCGACGAACTCGTCGAGGTGGTTGCGAAGCTGGAGAGTGGCGCCGCCTCCCTGGAGGAGTCGCTGGCGCTGTGGGAACGAGGCGAAGCGCTCGCCGATCGTTGCCAGACATGGCTCGACAGCGCTCGCGACCGGCTCGTTGCAGCGCAGGTGTCCGGCGACACCGCAGACCCCGACGACGCAGGCGACGCTGCCGAGGGGCCAGCAGCCCAGACCGCCGGCGCCGGCGCCCGCTCCGGCGGTGCACCGGATCAGACCGAGGAGGCACAGCGATGA
- a CDS encoding 4-hydroxy-3-methylbut-2-enyl diphosphate reductase, producing the protein MTTSTKRILLAAPRGYCAGVDRAVEAVEQALDHYGAPIYVRKEIVHNKYVVETLSKRGAIFVHETDEVPEGARVIFSAHGVSPAVHAQAAERRLDTIDATCPLVTKVHKEAVRFAKDEFDILLIGHDGHEEVEGTAGEAPEHIQLVDGPDAVEHVTVRDPDKVVWLSQTTLSVDETMETVRRLREKFPSLQDPPSDDICYATQNRQVAVKKIAPDADVLIVVGSANSSNSVRLVEVALEAGARSAYRVDTAADLDPAWFEGATSVGLSSGASVPEILVRDVITQLGEWGFGEVEEIRTATEDLMFSLPRELRADLKKAGQPVTRPGQGTRRSLNVTPA; encoded by the coding sequence GTGACCACCTCCACTAAGCGCATCCTGCTCGCCGCCCCTCGTGGCTACTGCGCGGGGGTCGATCGGGCTGTCGAAGCAGTGGAGCAGGCGCTCGATCACTACGGTGCGCCGATCTACGTGCGCAAGGAGATCGTCCACAACAAGTACGTGGTGGAGACACTCAGTAAGCGTGGGGCGATCTTCGTGCACGAGACCGACGAGGTGCCCGAGGGTGCCCGGGTGATCTTCTCCGCGCACGGTGTCTCCCCGGCGGTGCATGCGCAGGCTGCCGAGCGTCGTCTCGACACGATCGATGCCACCTGCCCGTTGGTGACGAAGGTGCACAAGGAGGCGGTGCGCTTCGCCAAGGACGAGTTCGACATCCTCCTCATCGGCCACGACGGCCACGAGGAAGTTGAGGGGACGGCGGGGGAGGCCCCGGAGCACATCCAGCTCGTGGACGGCCCGGACGCTGTGGAGCATGTGACCGTGCGTGACCCGGACAAGGTGGTCTGGCTCTCCCAGACGACGCTCTCGGTGGACGAGACCATGGAGACCGTGCGCCGGTTGCGGGAGAAGTTCCCCTCCTTGCAGGATCCGCCCAGCGATGACATTTGCTACGCCACCCAGAACCGCCAGGTGGCCGTGAAGAAGATCGCCCCGGATGCGGATGTGCTGATCGTGGTGGGTTCGGCGAACTCCTCGAACTCGGTGCGACTGGTGGAAGTCGCCCTCGAGGCAGGCGCGCGGTCCGCGTATCGCGTGGATACCGCCGCGGATCTGGATCCGGCGTGGTTCGAGGGCGCGACCAGCGTAGGACTGAGTTCGGGTGCTTCAGTGCCGGAGATCCTCGTGCGCGACGTGATCACCCAACTCGGCGAGTGGGGCTTCGGTGAGGTGGAAGAGATCCGTACCGCCACCGAGGACCTGATGTTCTCCTTGCCGCGTGAATTGCGCGCCGACCTGAAGAAGGCGGGCCAGCCGGTCACCCGGCCGGGCCAGGGGACGCGCCGCTCCTTGAATGTCACGCCCGCCTGA
- a CDS encoding carbohydrate kinase family protein: MTHALVIGEALVDVVHAADGTVTEHPGGSPANVALGLARLGRHTELATWLGKDPRGELVSNHLTSSNVRLVPGSDHAERTSTAQATLAADGSATYTFDLTWRVPEVALDDTVAVVHAGSIGATLTPGGAAVAEIAAAAREHATISYDPNVRPTIMGAAEAVRPQIEHLVSLADVVKVSDEDITWLYPGESDIDAIRRWSRSGPAVVILTRGGTGSVGVTATGVEVEVPAPRVQVVDTVGAGDSYMSGLLDALWSSRLLGAKRRDALTLVDAQTLRSAMEHAGRIAAIVVSRAGANPPTLQELEREAHS; encoded by the coding sequence ATGACGCACGCGTTGGTGATCGGTGAGGCGCTGGTCGATGTCGTGCACGCTGCCGACGGCACAGTGACCGAGCACCCGGGCGGCTCCCCGGCCAATGTGGCGCTCGGCCTGGCCCGGCTCGGGCGGCATACCGAGCTCGCCACCTGGCTGGGCAAGGATCCACGGGGGGAGCTGGTCAGCAACCACCTCACCTCCAGCAATGTGCGCCTGGTGCCCGGTTCCGACCATGCCGAACGCACCTCCACTGCACAGGCCACCCTCGCCGCGGACGGCAGCGCCACCTACACCTTTGACCTCACCTGGCGGGTACCCGAGGTCGCTCTGGACGACACCGTTGCCGTCGTGCACGCCGGGTCGATCGGCGCCACGCTCACCCCTGGCGGCGCAGCCGTGGCAGAGATCGCAGCGGCAGCCCGAGAGCACGCCACCATCAGTTACGACCCGAATGTGCGCCCGACCATCATGGGCGCAGCCGAGGCCGTGCGTCCGCAGATCGAGCATCTCGTGAGTCTCGCCGACGTGGTCAAGGTTTCCGATGAGGACATCACCTGGCTCTACCCGGGTGAGAGCGACATCGACGCGATCCGCCGATGGTCGCGCTCGGGGCCAGCCGTCGTGATTCTCACCCGCGGTGGCACAGGCTCGGTCGGGGTCACTGCCACCGGTGTCGAAGTGGAGGTCCCGGCACCGCGCGTGCAGGTCGTGGACACCGTCGGCGCCGGCGACTCCTACATGAGCGGCCTCCTGGACGCCCTCTGGTCATCCCGCCTGCTCGGTGCGAAACGCCGGGACGCCCTCACCCTCGTCGATGCCCAGACGCTGCGCTCGGCGATGGAGCACGCCGGACGGATCGCGGCAATCGTCGTCTCGCGAGCCGGCGCGAACCCGCCAACCCTCCAAGAACTCGAACGCGAGGCCCACTCATGA